In Paenibacillus ihbetae, the following are encoded in one genomic region:
- a CDS encoding alpha-galactosidase — translation MSIFFHEEQGIFHLQSDHSSYVIQLVRGLYPAHVYWGPKLRDSQVEGLLTRRERASFSPSPFRDDASFSFDSLPQEYPGYGSGDFRQPAYQVQLPNGTTVAEVEYESHRIYSGKPKLEGLPAVYTEQDDEADTLELRLVDRVSGLSVTVSYSVIKSYDAIARSVLFRNEGAVPITLLRAMSTSVDFSHNRFDLLHLHGAWARERHVERRRLSPGMQGIESRRGASSHNHNPFLALLADDAGEEHGEVYGFSLVYSGSFAAQVEVDQYETTRVVMGLNPFDFSWLLEPGQAFQTPEAVMVFSAEGLGGMSRRYHKLYRTRLCRGAFRDAVRPVLVNNWEATYFNFNAEKIEQIAKEGRNLGIELFVLDDGWFGKRNDDTTSLGDWVVDRNKLPDGLEDLVQRVTNLNMQFGLWFEPEMVSPDSDLYRLHPDWCLHVPDRRRTEGRRQLILDFSREDVCDAVAGMVRDILKSAPITYVKWDMNRNMTEIGSAALPPERQRETAHRYMLGLYRVLEQLTTEFPHILFESCSGGGGRFDPGMLYYMPQTWTSDNSDAVSRLKIQYGTSLVYPLSSMGAHVSAVPNHQVHRHTSLRTRGHAAMSGNFGYELDLTAFTEDEKNEVREQVKLYKEIRHLVQFGDFYRLRNPFEGNEAAWTVVSEDRSEAVLYYFRILSEANEPIRYLRTRGLDPDAEYCCLEDGAIYGGDRLMHAGLAIPPMHGDFQSFLWRFKRV, via the coding sequence GTGAGCATCTTTTTTCATGAAGAGCAAGGTATATTTCATCTCCAAAGTGATCATTCGAGCTATGTCATTCAGCTCGTTCGCGGCTTATATCCCGCCCATGTATATTGGGGGCCGAAGCTTCGCGATTCGCAAGTGGAAGGGCTTCTTACGCGGAGGGAAAGAGCATCCTTCTCGCCGTCGCCGTTTCGGGACGACGCTTCCTTCTCGTTTGACAGCCTCCCGCAGGAATATCCGGGATACGGAAGCGGCGATTTCCGTCAGCCGGCCTATCAGGTGCAGCTGCCCAACGGAACGACGGTAGCCGAGGTCGAATACGAAAGCCATCGGATATACAGCGGCAAGCCGAAGCTTGAAGGTCTGCCGGCGGTTTACACCGAGCAGGACGATGAAGCCGATACGCTGGAGCTCCGGCTGGTCGACCGAGTGAGCGGCTTGTCCGTTACGGTGTCCTACTCCGTAATCAAAAGCTATGATGCGATTGCCCGCTCCGTATTATTCCGCAATGAAGGGGCCGTGCCGATAACGCTGCTGCGGGCGATGAGCACGAGCGTGGATTTCAGCCACAACCGATTCGACCTGCTCCACTTACACGGCGCATGGGCCCGAGAACGGCACGTAGAGCGGAGAAGGCTGTCGCCGGGAATGCAGGGAATCGAGAGCCGGCGGGGGGCGAGCAGCCATAACCATAATCCGTTCCTGGCGCTGCTCGCCGACGATGCCGGCGAGGAGCACGGAGAGGTCTATGGATTCAGCCTCGTGTACAGCGGCAGCTTTGCGGCGCAGGTTGAAGTGGATCAGTATGAGACGACCCGCGTCGTGATGGGCCTCAACCCCTTCGACTTCTCCTGGCTGCTGGAGCCGGGACAGGCCTTCCAGACGCCGGAGGCGGTCATGGTATTCTCGGCCGAGGGGCTTGGCGGGATGTCCAGGCGCTATCACAAGCTGTACCGGACCCGGCTGTGCCGCGGCGCCTTCCGGGACGCCGTCCGTCCGGTGCTGGTTAACAACTGGGAAGCGACGTACTTTAACTTTAATGCCGAGAAAATCGAACAAATCGCCAAGGAAGGGCGGAACCTCGGGATCGAGCTGTTTGTGCTTGATGACGGCTGGTTCGGCAAGCGTAACGACGACACCACCTCGCTCGGCGATTGGGTGGTGGACCGGAACAAGCTCCCGGACGGCTTAGAGGATCTCGTTCAGCGCGTCACGAACCTGAACATGCAGTTCGGCTTATGGTTTGAACCGGAAATGGTGTCGCCCGACAGCGACTTGTACCGCCTCCATCCGGATTGGTGCCTGCATGTGCCGGATCGCCGCAGAACGGAAGGAAGACGGCAGCTTATCCTCGATTTCTCTAGAGAAGACGTATGCGATGCGGTTGCGGGCATGGTGCGCGACATTTTGAAGAGCGCCCCGATAACGTACGTGAAATGGGACATGAACCGGAACATGACGGAGATCGGTTCTGCAGCGCTGCCGCCCGAACGGCAGCGGGAAACGGCCCACCGGTACATGCTGGGGCTGTACAGGGTGCTTGAGCAATTGACGACGGAGTTCCCGCACATCCTGTTCGAGAGCTGCTCGGGCGGCGGGGGAAGATTCGACCCGGGGATGCTGTACTATATGCCGCAGACGTGGACAAGCGATAACTCCGACGCGGTCAGCCGTTTGAAAATCCAGTACGGGACCAGCCTGGTTTATCCGCTGAGCTCGATGGGCGCGCATGTGTCCGCGGTTCCGAATCACCAGGTGCACCGCCATACTTCCCTGCGGACCCGGGGGCATGCCGCCATGTCTGGTAACTTCGGGTATGAGCTGGATTTGACGGCCTTTACGGAGGACGAGAAGAACGAGGTGCGGGAGCAGGTGAAGCTGTATAAGGAGATCCGCCACTTGGTTCAATTCGGCGATTTCTACCGGCTGCGGAATCCGTTCGAGGGGAACGAAGCGGCATGGACGGTGGTGTCGGAAGACCGCTCTGAAGCCGTGCTGTACTATTTCCGGATTTTGAGCGAAGCGAATGAGCCGATCCGCTATTTGCGGACGCGAGGTCTGGATCCGGATGCGGAGTACTGCTGTCTTGAGGATGGCGCCATCTACGGGGGCGACCGCCTCATGCATGCCGGATTGGCCATACCGCCGATGCATGGCGATTTTCAGAGCTTTTTGTGGAGATTTAAGCGGGTATAA
- a CDS encoding sulfite exporter TauE/SafE family protein yields the protein MIMQLVIMVLIGLIGSFFSGLLGIGGAIINFPLLLYMPEWFGLEVFTSKEVAAISMLQVFFASLSGLLANRISSRKGEAYIHRPLVLQMGVSTLVGSLIGSLASMVMSSAAINVIYGFLAVIAVLLMIVPTRATMENRSVEEVTFNSWMASGSAFLVGGIAGIVGAGGAFILIPIMLTVLKIPTRITIASSLAIVFLSAVGGVIGKLASGDIPLWPSLFAVAGSLLGAPIGAMVSRRLNVRLLRYALAGLIALTAVKIWSDIIG from the coding sequence ATGATCATGCAGCTCGTCATTATGGTCTTAATCGGCCTTATCGGCTCCTTCTTCTCGGGACTTCTCGGGATCGGCGGGGCGATAATCAATTTCCCCCTTCTGTTGTACATGCCTGAATGGTTTGGCCTTGAAGTGTTTACCTCCAAAGAAGTGGCGGCAATCAGCATGCTGCAGGTTTTCTTTGCTTCCTTGTCAGGGTTGCTGGCCAACCGGATAAGCTCCCGTAAAGGAGAGGCATACATCCATCGGCCGTTGGTCTTGCAGATGGGCGTCAGTACACTGGTCGGTAGCTTGATCGGAAGCCTGGCCTCCATGGTCATGAGCAGCGCGGCCATCAATGTGATTTATGGCTTCCTGGCGGTTATCGCGGTTCTGCTGATGATCGTTCCTACGAGAGCGACGATGGAAAACCGATCGGTTGAGGAGGTTACCTTCAACTCTTGGATGGCATCGGGATCGGCATTTCTTGTCGGAGGAATTGCAGGGATCGTTGGGGCGGGCGGAGCATTCATTTTAATACCGATTATGCTGACCGTCCTGAAAATTCCGACAAGGATTACGATTGCCTCTTCGCTTGCCATCGTATTTTTGTCTGCCGTCGGCGGGGTAATCGGCAAATTGGCTTCGGGAGACATTCCCCTGTGGCCGTCCCTGTTCGCGGTCGCGGGAAGCCTGCTCGGGGCCCCGATCGGCGCGATGGTGAGCCGGAGACTGAATGTCCGACTGCTCCGGTATGCACTGGCCGGCTTGATTGCACTCACCGCCGTTAAAATCTGGAGCGATATTATCGGGTAA
- a CDS encoding aldo/keto reductase, giving the protein MLFNRLGSSELLVSEIGLGCMSLGTEEGKAVKLIHEALDRGVNFLDTADLYDEGRNEELVGKAVRGRRSDVIIATKVGNRRVPGQEGWVWDPSKAYIKSAVKDSLRRLGTDYIDLYQLHGGTIDDPIDETIEAFEELKQEGLIRYYGISSIRPNVIREYAKRSNIVSVMSQYSILDRRPEEEVLDLLKEQGISLIARGPVARGILSGSGEAKAEKGYLDYSKDELLSLLKQVEEHADGMDVSHLAIRYALSHAAVACTIPGASSLDQLLHNLAAGETEPLSPQVVQRVQAISRANRYEQHR; this is encoded by the coding sequence ATGTTATTCAATCGGTTAGGTTCATCGGAGCTGCTGGTAAGCGAAATCGGCCTTGGCTGCATGTCGCTGGGGACGGAGGAAGGAAAGGCTGTTAAGTTGATCCATGAGGCGCTGGACCGGGGCGTGAACTTCCTCGACACGGCCGATCTGTACGATGAAGGACGAAATGAGGAATTGGTCGGCAAGGCCGTGCGCGGACGGCGCAGCGACGTCATCATCGCGACCAAAGTCGGGAACCGGCGCGTGCCCGGCCAGGAAGGCTGGGTATGGGATCCCTCGAAGGCGTACATTAAGTCGGCCGTGAAGGACAGTCTGCGCAGGCTGGGAACCGATTATATCGACCTCTACCAGCTGCATGGAGGGACGATCGACGATCCGATCGATGAGACGATCGAGGCGTTCGAGGAACTGAAGCAGGAAGGACTTATCCGCTATTACGGGATTTCGTCGATTCGCCCCAATGTGATCCGGGAGTATGCGAAACGCTCGAATATCGTGAGCGTCATGAGCCAGTACAGCATTCTTGATCGGCGGCCCGAAGAAGAAGTGCTGGATCTGCTGAAGGAGCAAGGCATCTCCCTTATCGCCCGAGGGCCGGTCGCGCGGGGCATCTTGTCGGGAAGCGGCGAAGCCAAGGCGGAGAAGGGCTATCTGGATTACAGCAAGGACGAGCTATTGAGCCTGCTGAAGCAGGTGGAAGAGCATGCAGACGGCATGGATGTATCCCATCTCGCCATTCGATATGCGTTATCCCATGCTGCTGTGGCGTGTACGATCCCGGGGGCAAGCTCACTGGATCAGCTGCTTCATAATCTAGCCGCCGGCGAGACCGAACCGCTGTCTCCGCAGGTTGTTCAGCGGGTTCAGGCAATCAGCCGGGCCAACCGGTATGAGCAGCATCGCTGA
- a CDS encoding ABC transporter ATP-binding protein, whose product MITIEHLSKTYRKGAWALLDVSLQLDKGMTGLLGPNGAGKTTLMRILATLLAPTSGQVRVNGISITRPEEIRPMIGYLPQHFHIYPQLTGRDYLDYAAAMKGIKDREARRKEVARLLETVNLQDKADKKVRTYSGGMKQRLGIAQALLGSPGILIVDEPTSGLDPQERVRFRNVLTRFSIDRTVLLSTHIVADIESNCRRIAVMNMGRLVMSGTLGELQACGNGQVWEAVLSADEFSRVDPMQVVSTKALPEGILCRFVGKKPFMGAYPAEPSLEDGYLALLRRDRDV is encoded by the coding sequence ATGATTACCATCGAGCATTTATCAAAAACGTACCGGAAAGGGGCGTGGGCGCTCCTCGACGTGTCGCTCCAATTGGATAAAGGCATGACCGGTTTGCTCGGGCCGAACGGGGCGGGCAAAACGACGCTGATGCGCATATTGGCGACATTGCTGGCCCCGACCTCCGGACAGGTTAGGGTAAATGGCATTTCGATCACAAGGCCGGAGGAGATCCGTCCGATGATCGGTTACCTGCCCCAGCATTTTCATATTTATCCGCAGCTGACGGGCAGAGATTATCTCGACTACGCAGCCGCAATGAAGGGAATCAAGGACCGGGAGGCGAGGAGGAAGGAGGTTGCCAGGCTCTTGGAGACGGTGAATCTCCAGGATAAGGCCGACAAGAAGGTACGTACTTATTCGGGCGGGATGAAGCAGCGCCTGGGCATTGCTCAAGCTCTTCTCGGTTCTCCCGGCATCCTCATCGTGGATGAGCCGACCTCCGGCTTGGATCCGCAGGAACGGGTCCGGTTCCGCAACGTCCTTACCCGCTTTAGCATTGACCGGACCGTGCTGCTGTCCACGCATATCGTCGCTGATATTGAGAGCAACTGCCGCCGGATTGCCGTCATGAACATGGGGCGGCTCGTCATGTCAGGCACCCTTGGCGAGCTGCAGGCCTGCGGCAACGGGCAAGTGTGGGAGGCGGTGCTGTCCGCCGATGAGTTTTCCCGCGTGGATCCGATGCAGGTTGTATCGACCAAAGCTTTACCGGAAGGCATTCTGTGCCGTTTTGTCGGGAAGAAGCCGTTTATGGGTGCATATCCGGCTGAACCTTCCCTGGAGGACGGCTACCTGGCTCTGCTGCGGAGGGATCGGGATGTATAG
- a CDS encoding ABC transporter permease, translating to MYRWWRHAVLECRLLFGNPVFASLPVIYAILFAMNMLNSGGGTEQNLYTMAYKFHMLGHTMTLGPAMLIGILTMRRDVLRRSFEWNHSLPVSFLTLLSSKYAVSLLYLTLFTLPTAFIFYTISISQGIDGGIAMHYTMQFAVQYEISYMVTLALAMVLGASIPNRIVYLIGFCAWMFGTFFMDIFVITQLGWYPAEVFHLNQFFIQSDTLQYENWSYALKSADISRSRWFVLAFTWLLLSVSLLLLNRKRPTMHVRKIWAAAVASFLLASAVFIPYGSLWAERYDQLDRKLSDPSIALTDDPGPAKIFTVSSYDLELKRLPNDILRVTARLRIPAGELAGKSELPLTLNRFFTMERVRIQGSDASYRRRGEMLTISLPADRRQDIEAELVYFGSVMDYRTDYTQNDFGAFSFGDEVKLEGHMAWYPLPGHQHVYLKQDISSTPYITLARRYGIQRYSVGDMKLKVEGYSKPLYSSLEEVERGPGYQIFESKGIGQNASLYGGSFWTEVHRPDFKVRIVTTPYLEKWAEGLLRELKEKYDYFAAWIPEMSTDIDTILYLGHGIDWPNAEHSLILSSRAYTYYSSNLPGEWMNYMLFGDQPSYYGNYEHPEQDVRNKIGSLFWYVYYIDEKGLSDKQLRSAYGHLRSVQELLFKNGDGTDPQNKIGIGMARQVRRAMKEGKAEQVKKVLAHYYVHGLQFPDTYRYPAIKPEAPVTYDEWEKRWKQTVGE from the coding sequence ATGTATAGATGGTGGAGACACGCCGTACTGGAATGCCGGCTTCTGTTCGGCAATCCGGTGTTTGCATCCTTGCCGGTCATCTATGCGATTTTGTTCGCCATGAACATGCTGAATAGCGGAGGCGGCACCGAGCAGAACCTGTATACGATGGCTTACAAGTTTCATATGCTCGGACATACGATGACGCTCGGTCCCGCGATGCTGATCGGCATTTTAACCATGCGAAGGGATGTTTTACGGCGCTCCTTCGAGTGGAATCACAGCTTGCCGGTATCGTTCCTGACGCTGCTATCGTCCAAATATGCCGTAAGCTTGCTGTATTTGACCTTGTTCACGCTTCCGACAGCGTTCATCTTCTACACGATCTCAATAAGCCAGGGGATCGACGGCGGAATCGCCATGCATTATACGATGCAATTCGCCGTGCAGTACGAAATTTCGTATATGGTTACCCTTGCGCTGGCCATGGTGCTGGGGGCCAGCATTCCGAACCGGATTGTCTACCTGATCGGATTTTGTGCATGGATGTTCGGCACCTTTTTTATGGATATCTTTGTCATTACACAGCTCGGATGGTATCCGGCCGAAGTCTTCCATTTGAATCAGTTCTTCATTCAGTCCGATACATTACAATATGAAAACTGGAGCTATGCCCTCAAATCTGCGGATATTTCGCGCTCGCGCTGGTTCGTACTGGCCTTTACATGGCTGCTGCTCTCGGTAAGTCTGCTGCTATTGAACCGGAAGCGCCCGACGATGCATGTAAGAAAGATTTGGGCGGCGGCGGTGGCATCCTTCCTTCTGGCCAGTGCCGTGTTCATTCCATACGGCAGCTTGTGGGCAGAGCGGTATGATCAGCTGGACCGCAAGCTGTCGGACCCATCCATCGCGCTGACCGATGATCCGGGCCCGGCAAAGATTTTTACGGTGTCCTCCTACGATCTCGAGCTGAAACGGCTCCCTAACGATATTCTGCGTGTCACTGCCCGCCTTCGAATACCCGCCGGAGAATTGGCCGGGAAGTCCGAGCTTCCGCTGACGTTGAACCGTTTCTTCACGATGGAGCGCGTTCGGATCCAGGGCAGCGACGCTTCCTACCGGAGGCGGGGGGAAATGCTAACGATCAGTCTTCCGGCGGATCGGCGGCAGGATATCGAGGCCGAGCTGGTGTATTTCGGAAGCGTAATGGATTACCGCACCGATTATACGCAGAATGATTTTGGGGCCTTCAGCTTCGGAGACGAGGTGAAGCTCGAAGGCCATATGGCCTGGTATCCGCTTCCCGGCCATCAGCATGTTTACCTCAAGCAAGACATATCGTCGACGCCTTACATTACTTTGGCCCGCCGTTACGGGATTCAGCGGTATTCCGTGGGCGATATGAAACTGAAGGTGGAAGGGTACTCGAAGCCGCTCTACAGCAGTTTGGAGGAAGTGGAACGGGGGCCGGGATATCAGATCTTTGAGTCGAAGGGTATCGGGCAGAATGCTTCCCTGTATGGCGGAAGCTTCTGGACCGAAGTGCATCGTCCGGATTTCAAGGTGCGGATTGTGACAACCCCTTACCTGGAAAAATGGGCAGAGGGGCTATTGCGTGAGCTGAAAGAAAAGTATGATTATTTTGCAGCATGGATTCCGGAAATGTCCACGGACATCGACACCATCCTGTATTTGGGACACGGGATTGATTGGCCCAACGCGGAGCATTCCCTCATATTGTCATCACGGGCATATACCTACTACAGCAGCAATCTTCCGGGTGAATGGATGAACTATATGCTGTTTGGTGATCAGCCATCTTATTATGGCAATTATGAGCATCCGGAGCAGGATGTCCGGAACAAAATCGGCAGCTTGTTCTGGTATGTGTATTATATAGACGAAAAAGGGCTGAGCGATAAACAGCTGCGCAGTGCGTACGGACACTTGAGATCGGTCCAGGAGCTCCTGTTCAAGAACGGGGACGGGACCGATCCGCAGAATAAAATCGGGATCGGAATGGCCAGACAAGTCCGGCGGGCGATGAAGGAAGGAAAGGCAGAACAGGTCAAGAAAGTGCTCGCCCATTATTACGTGCATGGCCTTCAGTTTCCGGATACGTATCGGTATCCTGCAATCAAGCCGGAGGCTCCGGTCACCTATGATGAATGGGAGAAGCGATGGAAGCAGACGGTTGGGGAATAA
- a CDS encoding RNA polymerase sigma factor, with product MISDQQLSERMAAGDQEAFELLVTRYHGPLLSYTTRQLTDRQKAQDIVQETFIRLIRHLRTHGSLEHVRSWLYRVALNMCKDYWKSAAYRSEGLAGEDLPDAHDPAPGAEELIERQETSHEIAVSLSTLPDIQQEIITLRFFHDLKLQEIADLVDLPLSTVKTHLYNGLRKLKKTLAQEQGELVPMPPAGRSERGSRSKRKVLSRSSPEEEPDDRRKATESEVCIHGSSIRS from the coding sequence ATGATTTCCGATCAGCAGCTGTCCGAGCGGATGGCGGCGGGTGACCAGGAAGCGTTTGAGCTGCTGGTCACCCGGTACCATGGCCCGCTGTTAAGCTATACGACAAGGCAGCTGACCGACAGGCAAAAGGCCCAGGATATCGTCCAGGAAACGTTTATCCGGCTGATCCGGCATCTGAGGACCCACGGGTCGCTGGAACATGTCAGGTCGTGGCTGTACCGCGTAGCCCTGAACATGTGTAAGGATTACTGGAAAAGCGCAGCCTACAGGTCCGAGGGGCTTGCCGGCGAAGATCTGCCGGATGCCCATGATCCCGCGCCCGGAGCGGAGGAATTGATAGAGAGGCAGGAGACATCTCATGAAATTGCGGTGTCGCTCAGTACTTTGCCGGACATTCAGCAGGAGATCATTACGCTGAGATTTTTCCATGACCTTAAGCTTCAGGAAATCGCGGATCTGGTGGACCTCCCCCTTAGCACGGTAAAGACGCATTTATATAATGGATTAAGAAAGCTAAAGAAAACGCTGGCCCAAGAGCAAGGAGAATTGGTTCCGATGCCCCCGGCCGGAAGATCGGAGCGGGGAAGCCGCTCCAAGAGAAAGGTCCTGAGCCGCTCAAGCCCGGAAGAAGAGCCGGATGACCGGCGCAAGGCTACAGAAAGTGAGGTGTGTATCCATGGATCATCCATTCGATCGTGA